In Armatimonadota bacterium, a single genomic region encodes these proteins:
- a CDS encoding PEP-CTERM sorting domain-containing protein, with amino-acid sequence MLSLLIGDGTGRRDMGVWLDMKKILLTGLLVASFSAAFGQSYFTGFEATESPTWNASSSTPWLGPWGTSVSGSPATTLGVVTTATAVTRTPAFTAIQGSQVATYNNTTSNVTNYSIASENFNGFTGYSKFGVSWKQYIDSANTGTGRQFGFQMRGVNALFMIDKAGNVIGQNSSFTTSTLGTITPVNDQWIDMAINFDATVGTMIGTINGQNFTIQSGISNTSKVNGFSIFTRGVSSTSSAGIGRVYFDSVQVVPEPASMAALGLGILGLARRRRKN; translated from the coding sequence ATGTTATCGCTCTTGATTGGCGATGGCACTGGTCGACGCGATATGGGAGTTTGGTTGGACATGAAAAAGATTCTTCTTACAGGGCTGCTGGTTGCTTCATTTAGTGCTGCTTTCGGTCAAAGCTACTTCACCGGATTCGAGGCAACTGAATCACCGACTTGGAACGCTTCGAGCTCTACTCCATGGCTTGGACCGTGGGGAACTTCGGTAAGCGGCTCGCCGGCTACAACTTTAGGTGTTGTGACCACTGCGACGGCCGTGACCCGTACTCCGGCCTTCACTGCGATTCAGGGCAGTCAGGTTGCAACGTATAACAACACGACTTCAAACGTCACCAACTACAGCATCGCCTCTGAAAACTTCAACGGCTTCACAGGCTATAGCAAATTCGGCGTTTCTTGGAAGCAGTACATCGACAGCGCAAACACCGGAACAGGCCGACAGTTTGGCTTCCAGATGCGGGGCGTCAACGCCTTGTTCATGATTGATAAGGCTGGGAACGTGATTGGCCAAAACTCGAGCTTCACGACTTCCACTCTCGGAACCATTACGCCCGTGAACGACCAGTGGATTGACATGGCCATCAACTTCGATGCCACCGTGGGAACCATGATTGGAACCATTAACGGGCAGAACTTCACGATTCAGTCCGGCATCTCGAACACCAGCAAAGTGAACGGTTTCAGCATTTTCACCCGAGGAGTGTCGAGCACCTCTAGCGCCGGCATTGGTCGAGTCTACTTCGACTCCGTCCAAGTCGTTCCTGAACCAGCATCCATGGCTGCGCTTGGTCTTGGCATTCTCGGACTTGCCCGACGACGACGCAAGAACTGA
- the rpsF gene encoding 30S ribosomal protein S6 — translation MANRNYEALYIVRPELKDADITKIADRFSKVVTDNGGTVAKAGLWEKRKFAYEIDDIKEGNYIIMHFEAPGTVPAELNRLMRISDDVLRHTIVKQEEVAAPAEAAAAAVEA, via the coding sequence ATGGCTAATCGAAATTACGAAGCACTTTATATCGTCCGACCCGAGCTGAAGGATGCCGACATCACCAAGATCGCTGACCGATTCAGCAAGGTCGTCACCGACAACGGTGGAACCGTCGCCAAGGCCGGACTCTGGGAAAAGCGAAAGTTCGCTTACGAGATCGACGACATCAAAGAAGGCAACTACATCATCATGCACTTCGAAGCTCCGGGCACCGTTCCTGCCGAGCTCAACCGATTGATGCGCATCAGCGATGACGTTCTTCGCCACACCATCGTCAAGCAAGAAGAAGTCGCCGCTCCGGCCGAAGCCGCTGCTGCTGCAGTCGAGGCTTAA
- the ssb gene encoding single-stranded DNA-binding protein, with product MLNRVTLIGRLVRDPEMRTTTTGKSVVSFSIAVNKRVKAQDGTEADFFRVTAWGQTAEYVNTYLTKGRLVSVDGRLDTRKWTDQSGANRETVEIVADNVNGLDRPRDDAAGSGASAPRAASNAPAPAADEYDPFADE from the coding sequence ATGCTCAACCGCGTCACCCTGATTGGCCGCCTGGTTCGCGATCCCGAAATGCGAACCACCACCACCGGCAAAAGCGTTGTCTCGTTCTCCATCGCCGTCAATAAGCGCGTGAAAGCGCAAGACGGCACCGAGGCCGATTTCTTCCGAGTCACCGCCTGGGGACAAACCGCTGAATACGTCAACACCTACCTCACGAAAGGTCGGTTAGTCTCCGTCGATGGTCGGCTCGACACTCGCAAATGGACCGACCAAAGCGGCGCTAACCGCGAGACGGTTGAAATCGTTGCGGATAACGTCAACGGCCTGGATCGCCCTCGTGACGATGCCGCCGGTAGCGGAGCCTCTGCCCCCCGGGCTGCTTCTAACGCCCCGGCTCCGGCTGCCGATGAGTACGACCCGTTTGCGGACGAATAA